A part of Jeotgalibaca porci genomic DNA contains:
- a CDS encoding type I toxin-antitoxin system Fst family toxin, with product MKDLISLVIAPLLVGLILVLVDHWLDD from the coding sequence ATGAAAGACTTGATTTCGTTAGTTATCGCACCACTTCTTGTGGGACTAATATTAGTATTGGTTGATCATTGGTTAGATGATTAG
- a CDS encoding HAD hydrolase-like protein produces MRIKSVIFDLDGLLINSEIVSFEIYKELLAQHQHDFTLENYAQNYAGRAGTLNMENIIKEYRLPLSIEEGLMHTDGIYVIKNWILLFFFTHVILALR; encoded by the coding sequence ATGCGCATAAAATCTGTTATTTTTGATTTAGATGGTTTGTTAATCAACTCTGAAATTGTATCATTTGAGATTTACAAAGAATTACTTGCACAACATCAACACGATTTTACATTAGAAAACTATGCCCAAAATTATGCAGGACGCGCCGGTACATTGAATATGGAAAATATTATTAAAGAATATCGCTTACCGCTTAGTATAGAAGAAGGACTCATGCATACAGATGGCATTTATGTGATTAAAAACTGGATATTGTTGTTTTTTTTCACTCATGTTATACTAGCGTTGCGATAA
- the mobQ gene encoding MobQ family relaxase, which translates to MALYHFSGQIISRSKGQSAVASAAYRSGEKLYDERYGQTKFYKRDAQPIAFILKPDHAPDWCLTRERLWNAVEKNEKAKNSQLAREFNVALPVELPLDEQIALTKDYCQTAFVERGMVADVAIHLDDKQNPHFHVMLTTRPFDEQGKWGIKSRKIYLYDEEGNPLYTKSGYRANRKENVTDWDSKETMHAWRKGWADLTNVYLEKNGFSERISEKSYAELGVTKQPTIHEGYVARQMEKRGRMSDRVQINVLIKKENAAKELLQDVKEEIQLSEESDGIHRLLSPDEKKQIAALSKDLKLFINYDNVIEKKRILVNWLTNEQTQALFSEEPSRIETILAQDQKVEEAFALLTKESNRIVSRYYPSLQTNHLSQHALNRLAEVTIQRNQPLTQEEANRLLTEETQYELTHYLKIIAKRPLETYDEYNAKYERLQNQVDTFKKTHQLSHFSPDTLQALTPAQQGALKAIVKDLERTKLALTVINGYYEAKINRQFPTLDVAALTIQERVLYGDTIDYYGNRLTLNALENITTQPLFKYDDAAYELVARYVQEPKKRAEIQAILAEMYPTLAEELANPRMRTLVFNELMEKGIVADETLTAYVQSVQQAPAAEVFRPRKVSLLFQTLFRPEKLEQILNHLAYEEAQQIHETEREHKKALRKKKHNRMKGLRGNR; encoded by the coding sequence ATGGCACTCTATCATTTTTCCGGACAAATAATTTCGCGTAGCAAAGGCCAGTCGGCTGTCGCTAGTGCTGCCTACCGCAGCGGGGAAAAGCTGTACGATGAACGCTACGGGCAAACGAAATTTTATAAGCGTGACGCCCAACCCATTGCGTTTATATTAAAGCCGGATCATGCACCGGATTGGTGCTTAACTCGTGAACGCCTTTGGAATGCAGTTGAAAAAAATGAGAAGGCAAAAAACTCGCAACTCGCTCGGGAATTTAATGTCGCATTGCCGGTTGAGTTACCACTTGATGAACAGATTGCATTGACCAAAGACTATTGCCAAACGGCGTTCGTAGAACGTGGCATGGTGGCCGACGTAGCGATTCATTTAGATGATAAACAGAATCCGCATTTCCATGTGATGTTGACGACACGTCCCTTTGATGAACAAGGCAAGTGGGGAATCAAATCACGGAAAATTTATTTATACGATGAAGAAGGCAATCCTTTGTATACGAAGAGTGGTTACCGTGCCAATCGAAAAGAGAATGTAACCGATTGGGATAGCAAAGAAACCATGCACGCTTGGCGAAAAGGCTGGGCTGATTTAACGAATGTGTATTTAGAAAAGAACGGTTTCTCAGAACGGATTAGTGAAAAATCCTATGCCGAATTAGGCGTGACGAAGCAACCCACAATCCATGAAGGTTATGTGGCCAGACAGATGGAAAAAAGGGGGCGCATGAGTGATCGCGTTCAAATAAACGTCCTCATAAAAAAAGAAAATGCAGCAAAAGAACTCTTACAAGATGTCAAAGAGGAAATCCAATTGTCAGAAGAAAGCGATGGGATTCACCGTCTTTTATCACCAGATGAGAAGAAACAGATTGCGGCGTTATCGAAAGACCTGAAGCTCTTTATTAATTACGATAACGTGATTGAGAAGAAACGCATATTGGTGAATTGGTTGACCAATGAGCAAACACAGGCACTCTTTTCAGAGGAACCGTCACGTATTGAAACCATCTTGGCCCAGGATCAAAAAGTAGAAGAAGCGTTTGCGTTGCTTACGAAAGAAAGCAACCGGATTGTGTCGCGCTACTATCCGTCGTTACAGACCAATCACCTTAGTCAACATGCCCTCAATCGTTTGGCTGAAGTGACAATCCAACGTAATCAGCCACTCACTCAGGAGGAAGCCAATCGGCTTTTAACAGAAGAAACACAATACGAATTAACGCATTACCTAAAAATAATTGCGAAACGTCCTTTAGAAACGTATGATGAATACAATGCGAAATATGAGCGCTTACAAAATCAAGTGGACACCTTTAAGAAGACCCATCAGCTGTCACATTTTTCACCTGACACCTTACAGGCGCTCACACCAGCGCAACAGGGTGCATTAAAAGCCATCGTAAAGGATTTAGAACGGACCAAACTTGCGTTGACGGTTATCAACGGCTATTACGAAGCGAAAATAAACCGTCAGTTCCCGACGTTAGACGTGGCCGCCTTAACGATTCAAGAGCGTGTCTTATATGGGGATACCATTGACTACTACGGCAACCGACTCACGCTAAACGCTTTAGAAAATATAACCACACAACCGCTCTTCAAATACGATGATGCCGCCTATGAACTGGTGGCGCGTTATGTACAAGAACCAAAGAAACGGGCAGAAATCCAAGCTATATTGGCCGAAATGTATCCGACACTCGCAGAAGAATTAGCGAATCCGCGTATGCGTACGCTGGTATTCAATGAACTAATGGAAAAAGGAATTGTCGCGGATGAGACGCTTACGGCTTATGTCCAATCGGTTCAACAAGCACCTGCTGCAGAAGTATTTAGACCACGGAAAGTATCCTTGCTCTTCCAGACCCTTTTCCGACCAGAGAAACTGGAACAAATACTGAATCATCTTGCATATGAAGAAGCGCAACAAATCCATGAAACGGAACGTGAACACAAAAAAGCCCTCCGGAAAAAGAAACACAATCGGATGAAAGGGCTACGTGGCAACCGCTAG
- a CDS encoding CagC family type IV secretion system protein — protein MKKNRKTLIGTSLVGFFMMNPVLASANAAQVEAKLQSAGNIVQSLLTGLVVLVGVCVALFIIIKRLPQADNPHEKNEVYQAIGRVAGLVALAAAIVWLLPWVYGLFV, from the coding sequence ATGAAAAAGAATAGAAAGACACTCATTGGTACAAGTTTAGTGGGATTCTTTATGATGAACCCCGTTTTAGCGAGCGCCAATGCTGCTCAAGTCGAAGCCAAGCTACAAAGTGCTGGAAACATCGTCCAATCCTTACTGACTGGATTGGTGGTTCTGGTCGGTGTATGCGTGGCTCTTTTTATTATCATTAAACGTTTACCCCAAGCAGATAACCCGCATGAAAAGAATGAAGTGTACCAAGCAATCGGCCGGGTAGCGGGTCTTGTTGCCTTAGCGGCGGCTATTGTGTGGCTCTTACCTTGGGTGTACGGCTTATTCGTTTAA
- the trsD gene encoding TrsD/TraD family conjugative transfer protein — translation MMGFKKDKIKTKRQADLTPLFDYEPQQLDLGKASIHDMSLIQAQYYDFLVTKTGYLVCLLKGTGINLDLLNASEQEDVFNEFNAFLMSTLEEADVHQYLDMTIPVAFDDYVLFWKKRYLQVREEEPDNQAKITLLASYVDYYQTLQSTNEMSTKVHVIVLREKLADKSKTSLELAALHLTEKSQHFIRELESSLESYDMAVTRLNAHEIRGILKHLFNFSQH, via the coding sequence ATGATGGGATTCAAAAAAGATAAAATTAAAACCAAAAGACAGGCCGATCTAACGCCCTTATTTGATTACGAACCCCAACAGTTGGATCTTGGGAAAGCGTCCATTCATGATATGAGCCTGATCCAGGCCCAGTATTACGATTTTCTGGTCACAAAAACAGGTTACCTCGTGTGTTTGTTAAAAGGAACGGGGATTAATCTGGATTTACTGAATGCTAGTGAACAAGAAGACGTGTTTAATGAATTCAATGCCTTTTTAATGAGTACGTTGGAAGAAGCGGATGTCCACCAGTACTTGGACATGACCATTCCCGTGGCCTTTGATGATTACGTGCTGTTCTGGAAGAAACGCTACTTACAGGTTAGAGAAGAAGAGCCGGATAATCAGGCCAAAATAACGTTACTTGCCAGTTATGTGGACTATTACCAAACCTTACAGTCCACGAATGAAATGAGTACAAAAGTGCATGTCATTGTTTTGCGAGAGAAATTGGCCGATAAAAGTAAGACCAGTTTGGAACTGGCTGCTCTGCATTTGACGGAAAAGAGTCAACATTTTATCCGTGAACTGGAAAGCAGCCTGGAAAGTTATGATATGGCCGTCACCCGACTCAACGCCCATGAAATCCGAGGGATCTTGAAGCACCTCTTCAATTTTTCTCAGCATTAA
- a CDS encoding VirB4 family type IV secretion system protein: protein MQLFKKKKETKSERPVPSEDLRNLDDFLDRTSLDAIYPFSFEEFPDHIESGDNFIRVIAIVDYPKVQYGNWLSELKRKKGNITIVQFLEGSSSSKMVTHYNDTIKNKEAELLKTYDPLKQKRLQQQIDTANRQLDKYLENHSGYIYQYTYIYLQAQTRAILDDLTDSIQKTLIKLQMKAITPIKGMFQTFWSAMPIAENLLKDYTYKESNTEIASSMFSFDDAEILNLSARSDVEGINRDTNSLVAIDYLDKKHSLNQNMVVIGTSGVGKTTYMIQKILRYVAKGVKVFIVDPENEYSEIVSLLGGTVVHLSANAQTKINPLEIFSEDIADMADDIPVTMGLLLKDKIQRVKGFFQVLKPDLTQVEKAVIDTVLRRTYEAAGLFAATNIQTLTATDYPVLADVYVQLERLKQEDADRFGIVRDFYYILESYVHGSTTLFNGHTNIDITADLVSFDLKALQSEADVQAAAYLNTFSFLWDEITKNRHENIKLFVDEFHFLTLNPDAAQFFYQAFKRFRKYNAGAIAGTQQIQDVLDGTMTDGRNVGEAIIGNSYTKVFFGLDDKGVEDLTEKLRLAFSEKEKKLLARRKQGEALIIHGSQRAFMKVTLTEEELRLVDPEQYAERYQNDPSVCPDYEARIRMTPSELMEVHNFTYD from the coding sequence ATGCAGCTGTTCAAAAAAAAGAAAGAAACAAAATCGGAACGTCCTGTTCCATCCGAAGACTTGCGTAATCTGGACGATTTTTTAGACCGCACTAGTTTAGACGCTATTTACCCGTTTTCGTTTGAGGAATTTCCCGACCATATCGAAAGTGGCGATAATTTCATTCGCGTGATTGCGATTGTCGATTATCCCAAAGTACAGTATGGCAACTGGTTATCAGAATTGAAACGCAAGAAAGGGAATATCACGATTGTTCAGTTTCTGGAAGGCAGTTCCTCTTCTAAGATGGTGACGCACTACAACGATACGATTAAAAACAAGGAAGCCGAATTACTTAAAACCTATGACCCCTTGAAACAGAAGAGACTCCAACAGCAAATCGACACAGCCAACCGTCAATTGGATAAGTACCTGGAAAATCATTCCGGGTATATTTACCAGTACACCTACATTTATCTCCAAGCGCAGACGCGCGCGATTCTGGACGACTTAACGGACAGTATCCAAAAGACCCTGATCAAATTGCAGATGAAAGCCATTACCCCGATCAAAGGCATGTTTCAGACCTTCTGGTCCGCCATGCCGATTGCCGAAAATTTACTCAAAGACTATACCTATAAAGAATCGAATACCGAAATCGCGTCCAGTATGTTCTCCTTTGATGACGCGGAAATATTAAACCTTTCGGCACGGAGTGACGTAGAAGGCATTAACCGCGATACCAATAGTCTGGTAGCTATTGATTATCTCGATAAGAAGCATTCCCTTAACCAAAACATGGTGGTCATTGGAACCAGTGGGGTCGGTAAAACGACCTACATGATTCAAAAAATCCTCCGGTATGTCGCGAAAGGTGTGAAAGTCTTTATCGTTGATCCTGAAAATGAATATTCCGAGATTGTCTCTTTATTAGGCGGAACGGTGGTCCACTTATCTGCGAATGCGCAAACGAAAATCAATCCTTTGGAGATTTTTTCAGAAGACATTGCTGATATGGCGGATGATATTCCGGTTACGATGGGACTTCTTTTAAAAGATAAAATCCAGCGTGTCAAAGGGTTTTTTCAAGTCTTAAAGCCTGATTTGACACAAGTTGAAAAAGCCGTCATTGATACGGTCTTACGACGCACCTATGAAGCAGCGGGGTTGTTTGCGGCAACCAATATTCAGACCCTGACCGCGACGGATTATCCCGTTTTAGCAGATGTGTATGTGCAACTGGAGCGCTTAAAGCAAGAAGACGCGGACCGCTTTGGGATTGTCCGGGATTTTTATTATATTCTGGAAAGTTACGTCCACGGCTCAACGACCTTGTTCAATGGGCATACGAATATTGATATTACAGCTGATCTCGTGTCCTTTGATTTAAAAGCCTTGCAAAGTGAAGCCGACGTGCAAGCGGCTGCCTATTTAAATACATTTAGCTTTTTGTGGGATGAAATCACGAAGAATCGGCATGAGAATATCAAACTATTCGTGGACGAATTCCATTTCCTGACCCTGAATCCGGATGCCGCACAGTTTTTCTATCAAGCCTTTAAACGGTTCCGAAAATACAATGCGGGTGCGATTGCCGGTACGCAGCAAATTCAGGACGTGCTGGACGGCACCATGACCGACGGCCGCAATGTGGGTGAAGCCATTATCGGGAACAGTTATACGAAAGTCTTCTTTGGCCTTGATGACAAAGGAGTGGAAGACCTCACCGAAAAATTACGGCTCGCCTTTTCGGAAAAAGAAAAGAAATTATTGGCGCGCCGGAAACAAGGGGAAGCCCTGATTATTCATGGTTCCCAACGCGCGTTTATGAAAGTGACATTAACCGAAGAAGAACTCCGTCTCGTTGATCCGGAACAGTATGCCGAACGCTATCAGAACGATCCGTCTGTCTGTCCGGACTATGAAGCCCGTATTCGTATGACGCCAAGTGAACTGATGGAAGTCCATAACTTCACATACGACTAA
- a CDS encoding type VII secretion protein EssB/YukC — protein sequence MLKNNNFHMSHFECGSSHLETDHLVLELSHDHFSYQRIRELAPIQESAPLFLDLTDIAEGETHVRLTYHVSERIKPFRALQTEEYAVKLAICHQLMQDQVLAHTADYVSLHPSTLFYYPMQTVRYTYRANAMMPREAKWLPVKRYQALILSVLTGVSYEICLTDTASVSRKGNALIQSLAEAQTPLELTAIIADAYNFVVYAEIQNRTTFASGFKKKTLYGFLTSAVLVLGAVGVTRYWGNQERDTAVAGLEAQLVQQEQEIRAQNHLLQGEYTQAVQLYAENGKDPAFLADLYFQNGLYQEALNLDPTYLEPVVQALSATGEHSRIIDLTLPEEAADLQALLQLEKHIVAYNTEALLNALPFLESEATATRMGEAFLANNHLAGAEKVLEKFAITTLELELAIRQTEADLAQAEQVLSEVKDDDKQKEEKRKVQENTIAQLTERKETLQSQLHAEKNGANRDG from the coding sequence GTGTTAAAGAATAACAATTTTCATATGTCTCACTTTGAATGTGGCAGTAGCCACCTCGAAACGGATCACCTGGTTTTAGAATTATCTCACGACCATTTTTCCTACCAACGAATCCGTGAACTGGCACCAATCCAAGAGTCCGCGCCTTTGTTTTTGGATTTAACCGACATTGCAGAAGGTGAGACGCACGTCCGGTTGACCTATCACGTCTCCGAACGGATCAAGCCGTTTCGTGCCTTACAAACAGAAGAATACGCGGTGAAGCTCGCAATCTGCCACCAACTCATGCAAGATCAGGTATTGGCTCACACGGCCGACTATGTCAGTCTGCACCCGTCGACACTTTTTTATTACCCGATGCAAACGGTGCGTTATACCTACCGTGCGAATGCTATGATGCCACGCGAGGCAAAATGGTTGCCCGTTAAACGGTATCAAGCCCTCATCCTGTCGGTTTTAACAGGTGTTAGCTATGAGATTTGTTTGACCGACACCGCCAGCGTGAGTCGGAAAGGGAATGCCTTGATTCAATCGCTTGCCGAAGCACAAACGCCATTGGAACTGACTGCGATTATTGCTGACGCGTATAACTTTGTCGTGTATGCGGAGATTCAAAATCGTACCACGTTCGCCAGTGGCTTCAAAAAGAAAACCCTCTACGGGTTCCTTACGAGTGCTGTTTTGGTGCTGGGCGCAGTGGGAGTCACCCGTTATTGGGGCAATCAAGAACGTGACACCGCTGTAGCAGGACTCGAAGCCCAATTGGTGCAGCAGGAACAGGAAATTCGGGCCCAGAACCATTTGCTGCAGGGGGAATACACCCAAGCTGTTCAATTGTATGCCGAAAACGGGAAAGACCCGGCCTTTCTAGCGGACTTGTATTTTCAAAATGGTCTCTATCAAGAAGCCCTGAATCTGGATCCGACTTACTTGGAGCCTGTCGTTCAGGCACTCTCTGCCACCGGCGAACACAGTCGCATTATTGATTTGACGCTGCCAGAAGAAGCAGCTGACTTACAGGCATTGTTGCAGTTGGAGAAACACATTGTAGCCTACAACACAGAAGCCCTCCTGAATGCTTTACCATTTTTAGAAAGCGAAGCGACCGCCACACGGATGGGGGAAGCCTTTTTGGCAAATAATCACTTGGCGGGTGCAGAGAAAGTATTAGAAAAATTTGCAATCACCACTCTGGAACTGGAGCTCGCGATTCGTCAAACCGAAGCCGATCTCGCACAAGCCGAACAGGTCCTATCGGAAGTAAAAGACGATGATAAGCAGAAAGAAGAGAAGAGAAAAGTACAGGAAAATACGATTGCGCAATTAACGGAACGCAAAGAAACACTCCAATCGCAACTGCATGCAGAAAAGAATGGAGCGAACCGTGATGGATAG
- a CDS encoding lysozyme family protein — translation MAQVALYRVKATFWKALIWLTLGIVLFISIVFSFFSLPSIPSGVSNKIPATVWTYQDVVEAELQAYNLESYTELVLALITVESGGVGGDIMQASESQGLPPNTIADPLYSIEVGVSYFASLMQEMTEKNVDIETVLQSYNFGTAYIAHVAENGGTHTLPLAEVYSRDVVAPSLGNTTGATYAYPHPLAKEHGSYLYQDGGNFYYANLVMSFLTAAEEAGAFAYPVADLVMTSAYGMRIDPVTGGLSPHNGVDFAPRNGGTPPIYAVQSGTVIEARYDFSYGYYVRLDHGSGVETLYAHLSELGVSVGDTVTTGDPIGVMGTTGKSTGVHLHFEVWLEGVRVDPTPYLNQSEGMVNL, via the coding sequence ATGGCACAAGTCGCTTTATACCGGGTAAAAGCCACATTTTGGAAGGCACTTATCTGGCTCACTTTGGGAATTGTGTTGTTTATCAGTATTGTCTTTTCCTTTTTCTCCCTTCCCAGTATCCCAAGTGGGGTATCAAACAAAATACCAGCCACGGTTTGGACGTATCAGGACGTGGTGGAAGCAGAACTACAGGCATACAACTTAGAAAGCTATACTGAGCTCGTTTTAGCGCTGATCACCGTTGAAAGCGGTGGGGTTGGCGGGGATATTATGCAAGCCAGCGAAAGCCAGGGGCTCCCGCCGAATACGATTGCCGATCCGTTGTATTCTATTGAAGTGGGTGTTTCTTATTTTGCTTCTTTGATGCAAGAGATGACGGAAAAAAATGTGGATATTGAAACGGTTCTGCAAAGCTATAACTTTGGGACTGCCTATATCGCACATGTGGCCGAAAACGGCGGCACCCATACGCTTCCCTTAGCTGAAGTCTATTCCCGTGATGTGGTGGCTCCCAGTTTGGGCAATACAACTGGTGCCACCTATGCCTATCCACACCCGCTTGCGAAGGAGCACGGGTCTTATTTGTATCAAGATGGCGGTAATTTTTATTATGCGAATTTGGTGATGAGTTTTTTGACTGCTGCGGAAGAAGCGGGAGCCTTTGCGTATCCGGTGGCTGATCTCGTTATGACCTCTGCCTATGGCATGCGGATTGACCCGGTTACCGGCGGTCTCAGTCCACATAATGGTGTGGATTTTGCGCCGCGGAATGGCGGCACGCCTCCCATTTACGCGGTCCAATCTGGAACCGTGATAGAAGCCCGGTATGATTTTTCCTATGGGTATTATGTGCGACTGGATCATGGTAGTGGGGTGGAAACCCTCTATGCCCATTTATCGGAACTGGGCGTTTCAGTGGGAGATACCGTGACAACGGGCGACCCAATCGGCGTCATGGGAACCACTGGAAAATCAACCGGGGTGCATTTGCATTTTGAAGTGTGGCTGGAAGGTGTTCGGGTTGATCCGACCCCTTACTTAAACCAATCGGAAGGAATGGTGAATCTATGA
- a CDS encoding VirD4-like conjugal transfer protein, CD1115 family, with the protein MSGTILGIYNNKFVVQPTDSKPNRNVLVLGGPGSYKTQSYVITNVFNETENSLVVTDPKGEVYEYTADVKRRQGYDVRVLNFANMIASDRYNPLDYVSKDGEATTVATKIVDGNNKGGKKDVWYYSQIRLLTALVLYAVHELPPDQRNIGGILDLLQAYNPSEGETGDKGLDDLFAVLEFKHPARRAYELGYKHARGEMQGSIIMSLLTTLGNYVDEEVNQFTHFSDFNLQDIGKRKLILYIILPVMDNEFEGLTALFFTQLFSQLYTLGKENHAKIPQPITFILDEFVNLGKIEGYEEFLATCRGYGIGVSTIIQTLTQLQDKYGKEKAESILGNCAVKYCLNASNNTTAEYIVKELGKATVRVETEGESTQHGKENTSNSTSANESYTSRDLMTVSEVKQLPDDTGILIFLNKPPLKVKKAIQFKIFPQPTELLNQTHYRSQPTDEQLLRFEQKQRTYVAQREAAAVNAEEKKKELETAKQLKEETIAAQEEQELLDFFAE; encoded by the coding sequence ATGAGCGGCACGATACTCGGAATTTATAACAACAAATTCGTGGTCCAGCCAACGGATTCCAAACCAAATCGGAACGTATTGGTATTAGGTGGGCCTGGTTCCTATAAAACCCAAAGCTATGTGATCACCAACGTCTTCAATGAAACAGAAAACAGTCTGGTCGTGACCGATCCCAAGGGCGAGGTCTATGAATACACAGCGGATGTGAAACGGCGACAAGGCTATGATGTCCGTGTCCTGAATTTTGCCAACATGATAGCAAGTGACCGCTATAATCCCTTGGATTATGTTTCCAAGGACGGGGAAGCGACCACCGTCGCCACGAAAATCGTCGATGGGAATAACAAGGGTGGCAAGAAAGATGTCTGGTACTATTCGCAAATCCGCTTGTTAACGGCGCTTGTCTTATATGCGGTCCATGAATTACCACCTGATCAACGGAATATCGGGGGCATACTGGATCTGTTGCAAGCCTATAATCCTTCGGAAGGGGAAACGGGCGACAAGGGATTGGACGATTTGTTTGCCGTACTGGAATTCAAACACCCAGCAAGGCGCGCCTATGAACTGGGCTATAAGCACGCACGGGGGGAAATGCAGGGCAGTATTATCATGTCGCTGTTGACCACCCTGGGAAATTATGTGGACGAAGAAGTGAATCAGTTTACTCATTTTTCAGACTTTAACCTGCAAGATATCGGCAAGCGGAAACTCATCTTGTATATCATCTTGCCTGTCATGGATAATGAGTTTGAAGGCTTAACCGCGCTATTTTTCACGCAACTGTTTAGCCAGTTATACACCCTGGGAAAAGAAAACCATGCGAAAATTCCGCAACCGATTACGTTCATATTGGACGAGTTCGTGAATCTCGGTAAAATTGAAGGCTATGAAGAATTCTTAGCGACGTGTCGCGGGTATGGGATTGGCGTTTCAACGATTATTCAAACGCTGACGCAGCTCCAGGATAAGTACGGAAAAGAAAAAGCCGAAAGTATTTTAGGGAATTGTGCCGTGAAGTACTGTCTCAATGCGTCGAATAATACAACCGCTGAATACATTGTAAAGGAACTAGGTAAAGCCACTGTTCGGGTGGAAACAGAAGGCGAGAGCACGCAGCATGGAAAAGAAAACACGTCTAATAGCACCAGTGCCAATGAAAGCTACACCAGTCGAGACCTCATGACCGTGAGTGAAGTGAAGCAACTACCAGATGACACGGGTATTCTCATCTTCTTAAATAAACCACCGTTAAAAGTCAAAAAAGCGATCCAATTCAAGATTTTTCCGCAACCGACGGAACTGTTGAATCAGACGCATTACCGTTCACAGCCAACGGATGAGCAGCTTCTTCGCTTTGAACAGAAGCAACGCACGTACGTCGCACAACGTGAAGCCGCGGCAGTGAATGCGGAAGAAAAGAAAAAAGAACTGGAAACAGCGAAACAGTTAAAAGAAGAAACAATCGCGGCGCAAGAGGAACAGGAACTCTTGGATTTCTTCGCGGAATAG
- a CDS encoding conjugal transfer protein TrbL family protein, whose translation MGDKILRMFLEWVEDGTTTIFNILSEFIFGYDGLNGFATNLYGVFVFFGGILLVVMVLVKILIYQLSEAEGSAEADIWSMIVGILKSSSMVLILPTLLYFIMNRFVQPLGDYMFGSIGILTIEDLKSLQDSDKFVQIFNTTFSTLVASILIMVVIGVFLVKVCIVHAELLILELTSVFAAITIINDEHNYMGIWWREFLSQIVTLLLEIVSMLLFTQILMSDDFNWVKLAGLIGMGFVIIKGPSVAKSMWFTTGSGRSTISGAKMLANAAIRRR comes from the coding sequence ATGGGTGATAAAATATTAAGGATGTTTCTAGAGTGGGTGGAAGACGGAACGACAACAATTTTTAATATACTATCCGAGTTTATCTTTGGTTACGACGGTCTTAACGGTTTTGCGACGAACTTGTATGGTGTTTTTGTCTTCTTTGGTGGGATTCTACTGGTTGTCATGGTTCTGGTAAAAATTCTAATTTATCAACTTAGTGAAGCAGAAGGATCCGCCGAAGCTGATATTTGGTCCATGATTGTGGGTATATTAAAGTCATCCTCTATGGTTTTAATACTACCAACGTTGTTATATTTTATTATGAACCGTTTTGTTCAGCCTTTAGGAGATTACATGTTTGGCTCCATTGGTATCCTAACAATAGAAGACTTAAAGTCACTTCAAGACTCAGATAAATTTGTACAAATATTCAATACGACTTTTAGTACCTTAGTAGCGAGTATCCTTATCATGGTAGTCATTGGCGTATTCTTAGTAAAAGTCTGCATTGTCCATGCGGAACTCTTGATATTGGAGCTGACCAGCGTATTTGCGGCTATTACTATTATTAATGATGAACATAACTATATGGGCATTTGGTGGCGCGAATTCTTGAGTCAGATTGTGACCTTGTTGTTGGAAATCGTATCGATGTTACTGTTTACACAGATTCTTATGTCTGATGATTTTAATTGGGTGAAGCTAGCCGGGTTAATTGGGATGGGATTTGTCATTATCAAAGGCCCAAGTGTTGCGAAATCCATGTGGTTTACAACCGGTAGTGGAAGGAGCACGATTTCAGGTGCTAAGATGTTGGCGAATGCTGCAATTAGAAGGAGATAG